From a region of the Stenotrophomonas sp. BIO128-Bstrain genome:
- the glyS gene encoding glycine--tRNA ligase subunit beta, with product MSTMQPLLIELGTEELPVKALPGLAQAFFDGIVDGLTKRGVAIERGDAKPLSTPRRLAVLLPGVAVEQPEQHSEVLGPYLNIALDAEGQPTKALQGFAAKAGIDWTALERTTDAKGERFVHRSTTPGARTATLLPEILREAIAAMPIPKPMRWGSHTYGFARPVHWLVLLHGPDIIEAEVLGLKADRMSRGHRFMHDKTVRLSAPEDYVASLQAAYVLVDADARRARIVEQVNAAAAQAGGQARITPDNLEQVVNLVEWPAPVLCSFEREFLAVPQEALIETMEINQKFFPVLDAGGTLTEKFIGIANIESKDVAEVAKGYERVIRPRFSDAKFFFDEDLKQGLEAMGDGLKTVTYQAKLGSVADKVARVAALAEAIAPQVGVDPVLARRAALLAKNDLQSRMVNEFPELQGIAGRHYAVVGGESPEVALAIDEAYQPRFGGDDIALSPLGKVLAIAERLDTLAGGFAAGLKPTGNKDPFALRRNALGLARTVIESGFDLDLRALVATAIAGLPAGVQPSAERKTEALPQELYDFVIDRLRGYYADKGVPATHFNAVAELKPVSLYDFDRRIDAIGTFAALPEAEALAAANKRIRNILRKAEGDIPGMIDPALLAEPAESELAEAVEAAIDDSNASLHQKDYVSVLNRLARLRPQVDAFFDAVMVNAEDPALRANRLALLKRLGDRLGSVAAIEHLSN from the coding sequence ATGAGCACGATGCAGCCGCTGCTGATTGAACTGGGTACCGAAGAATTGCCGGTCAAGGCGCTGCCGGGCCTGGCCCAGGCCTTCTTCGATGGCATCGTCGACGGCCTGACCAAGCGTGGCGTGGCCATCGAACGTGGCGATGCCAAGCCGCTGTCGACCCCGCGCCGCCTGGCCGTGCTGCTGCCCGGCGTGGCTGTTGAGCAGCCGGAACAGCACAGCGAAGTGCTGGGCCCGTACCTGAACATCGCGCTGGATGCCGAGGGTCAGCCGACCAAGGCGCTGCAGGGCTTCGCCGCCAAGGCCGGGATCGACTGGACCGCGCTGGAGCGCACCACCGATGCCAAGGGCGAGCGCTTCGTGCACCGCTCCACCACGCCGGGCGCGCGCACCGCGACCCTGCTGCCGGAGATCCTGCGCGAGGCGATCGCGGCGATGCCGATTCCCAAGCCCATGCGCTGGGGCAGCCACACCTACGGCTTCGCCCGACCGGTGCATTGGCTGGTGCTGCTGCACGGCCCGGACATCATCGAGGCCGAGGTGCTGGGCCTGAAGGCCGACCGCATGAGTCGCGGCCATCGCTTCATGCACGACAAGACCGTGCGGCTGAGCGCGCCGGAGGACTACGTCGCCTCGCTGCAGGCCGCCTACGTGCTGGTCGATGCCGACGCGCGCCGCGCGCGCATCGTCGAACAGGTCAACGCGGCGGCCGCGCAGGCCGGCGGCCAGGCGCGCATCACCCCGGACAACCTGGAGCAGGTGGTCAATCTGGTCGAATGGCCGGCGCCGGTGCTGTGCAGCTTCGAGCGCGAGTTCCTGGCGGTTCCGCAGGAAGCGCTGATCGAGACGATGGAGATCAACCAGAAGTTCTTCCCGGTGCTCGATGCCGGCGGCACGCTGACCGAGAAGTTCATCGGCATCGCCAACATCGAATCCAAGGACGTGGCCGAAGTGGCCAAGGGCTACGAGCGCGTGATCCGTCCGCGTTTCTCCGATGCCAAGTTCTTCTTCGACGAAGATCTGAAGCAGGGCCTGGAAGCCATGGGCGACGGACTGAAGACCGTCACCTACCAGGCCAAGCTGGGTTCGGTGGCCGACAAGGTCGCCCGCGTTGCCGCACTGGCCGAGGCCATCGCGCCGCAGGTCGGCGTGGACCCGGTGCTGGCCAGGCGCGCGGCGCTGCTGGCCAAGAACGACCTGCAGTCGCGCATGGTCAACGAGTTCCCGGAACTGCAGGGCATCGCCGGCCGGCATTACGCCGTGGTCGGCGGGGAGTCGCCCGAGGTCGCGCTGGCCATCGACGAGGCCTACCAGCCGCGCTTCGGTGGCGATGACATCGCACTCTCGCCGCTGGGCAAGGTGCTGGCCATCGCCGAGCGCCTGGACACGCTGGCCGGTGGCTTTGCCGCAGGCCTGAAGCCGACCGGCAACAAGGATCCGTTCGCGCTGCGCCGCAATGCGCTGGGCCTGGCCCGCACGGTGATCGAGAGCGGGTTCGATCTGGATCTGCGCGCGCTGGTTGCCACCGCCATCGCCGGTCTGCCGGCGGGCGTGCAGCCCAGTGCCGAGCGCAAGACCGAGGCGCTGCCGCAGGAGCTGTACGACTTCGTGATCGATCGTCTGCGCGGCTATTACGCCGACAAGGGCGTGCCGGCCACGCACTTCAACGCGGTCGCCGAGCTGAAGCCGGTCTCGCTGTACGACTTCGACCGCCGCATCGATGCCATCGGCACCTTTGCCGCGCTGCCGGAAGCGGAAGCACTGGCCGCGGCCAACAAGCGCATCCGCAACATCCTGCGCAAGGCCGAGGGCGACATCCCGGGCATGATCGACCCGGCGCTGCTGGCCGAACCGGCCGAGAGCGAACTGGCCGAAGCGGTGGAAGCGGCCATCGATGACAGCAACGCCAGCCTGCACCAGAAGGACTACGTGAGCGTGTTGAACCGGTTGGCGCGCCTGCGCCCGCAGGTGGATGCGTTCTTCGATGCGGTGATGGTCAATGCCGAGGACCCCGCGCTGCGGGCCAATCGCCTGGCCCTGCTCAAGCGCCTGGGCGACCGCCTGGGCAGCGTGGCGGCGATCGAACACCTGTCCAACTGA
- a CDS encoding autotransporter assembly complex family protein has translation MQPTKFALPLMFLSFATVSVAHARGTIEKVDIKGLDKGDDAEMIENIEVSLSLYDTIGKVQGESRLEYLLSQAERQTREALEPFGYYNPTITVESPREGENLRVVIQVDKGPPTVVRREHIDITGPAQLDQYLQEDLENFKPRKGQRFEHTEYEASKIRVTRRLAERGYFDADFTQRQVQITRAENAADVDLTWDSGRRYNMGEIRFHQDYFVDKLFDPLVYWDEGSYFHEGKLDRLRESLTKLDYFSVIDIQPRPDQADENGDVPVDVNLTRAKRTIYTAGLSYGSESGAGVRGGLERRFLNSRGHKMNTQLDYAQKRKSLVTSYRIPAFNWLDGWYAFTASAYDEQTDYIDLRNFKLSASRSGEINEYWTAIASINALRERWRYASGTEFTDAVYNTSTLVYPQLVADYVNVDDEMFPRRGLSGSATLRGGIEGAGSDTSFVQANMVLRWYVPIGDTDRLILRGEGGTTWTSDLVAMPPSLRFFAGGDRSIRGYAFREVGPRTAPPDKYALGAKNLVVGSAEYEHYFKGGPWGAAVFVDTGSAFDNTIDLHTGVGFGVRWKSPVGPVRVDIAHGLNNPDSQFQLYLNIGADL, from the coding sequence ATGCAGCCAACGAAATTCGCCCTTCCGCTGATGTTCCTGTCCTTTGCCACCGTCTCGGTGGCACATGCACGGGGGACCATCGAGAAAGTGGACATCAAAGGATTGGACAAGGGCGACGACGCCGAGATGATCGAGAACATCGAGGTCTCGCTGTCCCTGTACGACACCATCGGCAAGGTCCAGGGCGAGTCGCGGCTGGAGTACCTGTTGTCCCAGGCCGAGCGCCAGACCCGCGAGGCGCTGGAACCGTTCGGCTACTACAACCCGACCATCACGGTGGAAAGCCCCCGCGAAGGCGAGAACCTGCGCGTGGTGATCCAGGTCGACAAGGGCCCGCCGACCGTGGTCCGTCGCGAGCACATCGACATCACCGGCCCGGCCCAGCTGGACCAGTACCTCCAGGAAGACCTGGAGAACTTCAAGCCGCGCAAGGGCCAGCGCTTCGAGCACACCGAGTACGAAGCCAGCAAGATCCGGGTGACCCGGCGCCTGGCCGAACGTGGTTACTTCGATGCCGACTTCACCCAGCGCCAGGTCCAGATCACCCGTGCCGAGAACGCGGCCGACGTCGATCTCACCTGGGACAGCGGCCGCCGTTACAACATGGGCGAAATCCGCTTCCACCAGGATTACTTCGTCGACAAGCTGTTCGACCCGCTGGTCTATTGGGACGAAGGCAGCTACTTCCACGAAGGCAAGCTGGACCGCCTGCGCGAATCACTGACCAAGCTGGATTACTTCAGCGTGATCGACATCCAGCCGCGCCCGGACCAGGCCGATGAGAACGGCGATGTGCCGGTGGACGTCAACCTCACCCGCGCCAAGCGCACGATCTACACCGCCGGCCTGAGCTATGGCAGCGAGAGTGGCGCCGGTGTGCGCGGCGGCCTGGAGCGGCGTTTCCTCAACAGCCGCGGGCACAAGATGAACACCCAGCTCGACTATGCGCAGAAGCGCAAGAGCCTGGTCACCAGCTACCGCATTCCGGCCTTCAACTGGCTCGATGGCTGGTATGCGTTCACCGCCAGCGCGTATGACGAGCAGACCGACTACATCGACCTGCGCAACTTCAAGCTGTCGGCCAGCCGCAGTGGCGAGATCAACGAGTACTGGACCGCGATCGCCTCGATCAACGCCCTGCGCGAGCGCTGGCGTTACGCTTCGGGCACCGAGTTCACCGATGCGGTCTACAACACCTCCACGCTGGTCTACCCGCAGCTGGTGGCCGACTACGTCAACGTTGACGATGAGATGTTCCCGCGTCGTGGCCTGAGTGGCAGCGCGACGCTGCGCGGCGGCATCGAAGGCGCCGGGTCGGACACCAGCTTCGTGCAGGCCAATATGGTGCTGCGCTGGTATGTGCCGATCGGCGACACCGACCGCCTGATCCTGCGCGGCGAAGGCGGCACCACCTGGACCAGCGACCTGGTGGCGATGCCGCCGAGCCTGCGCTTCTTCGCCGGTGGCGACCGCAGCATCCGCGGGTATGCCTTCCGCGAAGTCGGCCCGCGCACCGCACCGCCGGACAAGTACGCGCTCGGCGCGAAGAACCTGGTAGTCGGCTCGGCCGAGTATGAGCATTACTTCAAGGGCGGGCCGTGGGGCGCGGCGGTGTTCGTCGATACCGGCAGCGCGTTCGACAACACCATCGATCTGCACACCGGCGTGGGCTTCGGCGTGCGCTGGAAATCGCCGGTGGGCCCGGTGCGCGTGGATATCGCGCACGGCCTGAACAACCCGGATTCGCAGTTCCAGCTGTACCTGAACATCGGAGCGGACCTGTGA
- the glyQ gene encoding glycine--tRNA ligase subunit alpha, with amino-acid sequence MSVTKSVPITFQGLIQTLNQYWAQQGCVLIQPLDLEVGAGTFHPATFLRSIGPESWNAAYVQPSRRPTDGRYGENPNRLQRYYQYQVAMKPSPDNIQQLYLDSLKALGIDPLVHDLRFVEDNWESPTLGAWGLGWEVWLNGMEVTQFTYFQQAGGLECKPVLGEITYGLERLCMYLQNCDNVYDLIWTYGPDGTPVTYGDVYLQNEIEQSTYNFEYADVDEMFHRFDACEKEAQKLVDVGLPLPAYEQVCKASHAFNLLDARRAISVTERQRYILRVRALAQAVARLYEAKRLEAVAAKEVQA; translated from the coding sequence ATGTCCGTCACGAAGAGCGTTCCGATCACTTTCCAGGGCCTGATCCAGACCCTCAACCAGTATTGGGCGCAGCAGGGCTGCGTGCTGATCCAGCCGCTGGACCTGGAGGTCGGTGCCGGTACGTTCCACCCGGCCACCTTCCTGCGCTCGATCGGCCCGGAAAGCTGGAACGCCGCGTACGTGCAGCCTTCGCGCCGCCCGACCGACGGCCGCTACGGCGAGAACCCCAACCGCCTCCAGCGCTACTACCAGTACCAGGTGGCGATGAAGCCGAGCCCGGACAACATCCAGCAGCTGTATCTGGATTCACTCAAGGCGCTGGGTATCGACCCGCTGGTGCACGACCTGCGCTTCGTCGAGGACAACTGGGAATCGCCGACCCTCGGTGCCTGGGGCCTGGGCTGGGAAGTGTGGTTGAACGGGATGGAAGTCACCCAGTTCACCTACTTCCAGCAGGCCGGTGGCCTGGAATGCAAGCCGGTGCTCGGCGAGATCACCTACGGTCTGGAGCGCCTGTGCATGTACCTGCAGAACTGCGACAACGTCTATGACCTGATCTGGACCTACGGTCCGGATGGCACCCCGGTCACCTACGGCGATGTGTACCTGCAGAACGAGATCGAGCAGAGCACCTACAACTTCGAATACGCCGACGTGGATGAAATGTTCCATCGCTTCGATGCCTGCGAAAAAGAGGCGCAGAAGCTGGTCGATGTCGGCCTGCCGCTGCCGGCCTATGAGCAGGTCTGCAAGGCCAGCCATGCCTTCAACCTGCTGGATGCGCGCCGCGCGATCAGCGTGACCGAGCGCCAGCGCTACATCCTGCGCGTGCGCGCGCTGGCCCAGGCCGTGGCCAGGCTGTACGAGGCCAAGCGCCTGGAAGCCGTCGCCGCCAAGGAGGTGCAGGCATGA